The Granulicella arctica genome segment AAAATCGTTCGCTCATGTACTTCTCGGCTGAGTCGCAGAGGATCGTCGCGATGACTGCTTCGCGGCCCGCCGCCGCGGCCTCTTCGCCGATCTGCAACGCTGCTGCGACTGCCGCCGCCGCCGACACGCCCACCAGAATTCCCTGATTGCGCGCAAGCCTCTTTGCCATCGAATAGGCAGTCTCCGTTGGCATCTCGATATTCTCGTCCGCGAGCGAAGCGTCGTAGATCTTCGGTACAATCGCCGTCGCCATGTGCTTCAGTCCTTCGAGCCCGTTGAAGGGCGAGTCCGGCTGCATCGACAGGCAACGAATCCTCGGGTTCAGCTCGCGCAACCGCCGCGTGGTTCCCATGAACGTCCCGCTCGTTCCGAGCCCGGCGATGAAGTGCGTCACCTGTCCCTCGGTCTGCTCCCATATCTCGTTTGCTGTCGTGCGGTAGTGCGCTTTCCAGTTCTCGTCGTTCGAGTACTGGTCCGCATAGTAGTACAGATCCGGCTCGGCGGCCGCCAGCTCACGCGCCTTGCGGATCGCCCCGTCCGAACCATCGGCGGGATTCGTCCAGACCACGTTTGCGCCGTAGGCCGAGAGGTACTTCTTCCGCTCCGGTGACACATTCGACGGCATGCACAAGGTCACCGGAAAGCCCAGCGCCGCTCCCAGCATGGCATATGCGATGCCGGTGTTTCCGCTCGTCGCATCCAGCAGGCCGCGTCCGTCTCCAAGCAGCCCGCGTTGCTGCGCATCCAGAACAATCGCCGAGGCAGCGCGATCTTTCACCGATCCACCCGGATTGGCCCACTCTGCCTTCCCGAGGATCTGGATCCCCGGCAGGTGCGCGGTCAACCGCTCCAGGCGGATAAGCGGAGTATTGCCGATACGGTCCAGGGTGCCGTTTCCGAGTGCTTTGGCGGTTGCAATCATGCAGTTCTAACTCACCTTTATTGCCATCTTCGGCCCTGCCCGTTGAAGGAGGCCAGCGGATGTGCGACAGTTAACATCGAGTCTAACGTATGGCAAAGAAGACACCGCAACTCAGCTTCAACGACGTCCTCTCCGCGCTGGGTAGTCAGCGATTTGATGTCGCCCCCGCGCAGGAGGGTGCAAAGCGTACCCCCGGTGCCTTCCAGGTCCGCAAATTCGGCTGTGCGGCTGAGATCGCTGACGCCGGGGACGGCACCGTCCTTGTGCTCGCTCGTCCCGGCTACGTGTTGGGTGGCGAGATCTCGCGCATCCTCGACCGTGGCTACCAGAAGTTCCTGAAGACCAGCCGCCTTGAGATCCCGGCCACCGCCGACCATCTCCGCGCTATCCATGAGTTTAGCGAAGAGTTGAAACAGGCTTCAGGTGCCACCAGTCTCTACAACGAGTCGCTCGGCACCACCAGCGACCGCTACGTCTACGACCGGGTCAAGGGCAGGGAATAGCAGCTACCGCAGTCGCTTCTGCTCCCGCTGCAACTCCCGGTAGGCCTCGCTCTTGCCGATGCCGCGCTCCCGCGCCACTCGCTTCAGCGCATCCATCTCGCCGAGTCCCTCGGCTTTTCTGACTGCCGCGACCTCCTCGGCGATACTCGTCGTCCGCACGGTCGTCTCCGCAGCCGAGAGCGCCAGCAGCAGCACAATCTCCCCGCGCACGCTCGCCCGAGCCGCCAATATCCCGCGCAGCTCGCCCACCGGCCCGCGCAAAAACTCCTCATGCAACTTCGTCAGCTCACGGGCAACCACGACGTGCTGCGTAGCCCCAAAACTCGCCTCGACATCCGCAAGCGTGTCCACAATGCGGTGCGGAGCCTCGTAAAACACCTGCACCCCACCATCCCGAGGCAGCGCCTCCAACGCGGTCTTACGGGCACCCTCCTTCGCCGGAAGAAAGCCGTGGAAGGTGAATCGCTCCGTCGGCAGCCCACTTGCGATCAACGCCGAGATCGCAGCGTTCGCTCCCGGCACCGGAAACACAGCTATGCCCGCTGCAATCGCCGCCGCCGCAATCTGGCCTCCGGGATCGGCGATGCCCGGCGTCCCTGCGTCGCTCACAACGGCGATCCGAGCCCCCGCGGCCAGCTCCGCCGCCAGTTCCTCCGAGCGGCTCGCCTCGTTGTGCATGTGATAGCTCACCGTCGGCGTCTTGATGCCGAAGTGGTTCAGCAGCTTCTGCGTCTGTCGCGTATCCTCGCAGGCGATCCGGTCGACGCTCCGCAACACCCGCAGTGCTCGCAGCGTGATGTCTTCTAGATTGCCGATCGGCGTTGCTACCAGGTAAAGTCCCGGTGCCAGTGGCTTGTCCGGCGATGCTTCCTGCTCACTCATGCCTGATCGGTCGGCCGTAACTTGCGGCTCTGGTTCAACATCCCCATGGAGTGGGCCAGGTTCTGCGGCGTTATGATTCCCACCACCCGCTCGCCCTCCGTTACCGGCAGCAACTGCGCGCCGCGCCCCGCCATCACCCGACGCAGGGTCTTCACCAGCGAGTCGTCCGGATGCGCCGTCTGGAACGTCTTCGTCATCACGCCCTGCACATAGCCATTGCCGTCAGCCTGTAGCGCGTCGAGGATGCTCTGCCGCGACACCGCGCCCACGATGTTGACTCCGCGTACCACCGGATAGACATCCTGCAAGCTGTGGATCGACCGCTGTAGCGCGTCCTCCAGTGTGTCCGACGCCGACAGCATGCTGTACTCCGTCATCATCACGTCGCGCATCTTCACGGAGTCGTTATCGCCCTGCAACAGCAGCCCCTGGTCGTCCATGTGTGCGCCGATCAGTACAAACGCACCGATCATCGTCATCCAGATATTGGCGAAGAACAGGCCCCCAAGCATCAGCGCAAACGCGACGATCTGTCCAAGCCCCGCAGCCGCTCGCATCCCCTTCAGACCACCCTGCGCCTTCGCAAACTCGCCCCGGAACACCCGTCCCCCATCCAGCGGCACCGCTGGTAGCAGGTTGACGATGCCCAGCAGGATATTCACCCAGGCCAGCGCGCGTAGCAGATGCGCCGGCGTCACCCATGGGCGATCGATGAGGTTCACCTGCGGTGTCACCGTCATGACCAGCGCCCCGACCGTCAGGCCGAAGAAAATATTGGCCACCGGTCCCACCAGAGCCATCTGGCGCTGTATCTCGACCTTCGCCGCGCGTTCCGTGGTCTCGCTCGTCGCATAGGTGATCAAGCCGCCGGTCGGCAGCAGCAGGATGCTCCGCAGCTTCAATCCGCACCAAGCCGCGCCCAGAGCCCGCGCTACCTCACGCACCACCACCGCCAGCAACAACAGCAGCCACAACGCCAGTCCGCGGGCGCCGTTTACACCCAGAGCCGACGCATAACTCACCGACAGTCCCAGCAAGATGAGAAAGAAAAGATGGATGCGTACATCCACGCCGAGATATCTGCCGATCGGGAAAGACCACCCACGCATAGATCTTCATTGTATGCGCTAGCTCTCCACCGTCGCATTGCATCAGCCGTTACGATAAGAACTATGCGCGTCATCGCCGGTACCTATCGCTCCCGCATCCTCACCGCTCCCAAAGGAACCGAGACTCGCCCCACCAGCGACCGTCTCCGCGAAACCCTCTTCAACGTCCTGTCGCCGCGCCTCGAAGGATGCCGCTTTATCGACCTCTACGCCGGTACCGGAGCCGTCGGCATCGAAGCCATCAGCCGAGGCGCAGCCCACGTCTGGTTCAGCGAGAACGGCCCAGCCGCCATCACCGCTCTCCGCACCAATCTCGCCGCCCTCAAGATCACCCGAGGCTTTACCCTCGAAGATCGCGGCACCGGTGCGCTCCTCCAGCGCCTCGGCAAACTCGGCCAGCTCATCGACCTCCTCTACCTCGACCCTCCCTATGAGGCCGAAGCCGAGTACGAAGCCACCCTCAACTTCCTAGGCAGCGCCCGTGGCCGAGCCGCACTCTCACCCGACGCCCTCGTCATCGCCGAGCACTCCAGCAAGTCCAAACTCTCCGCTCGCTACGGCAGCCTCCACCACACCCGCACCAAAAAGCAAGGCGAAGCCGCACTCAGCTTCTTCGCCTATCCTGAAGAAGCCAAAGACCCGGTGGAGCAGGAGTAAGCCGCCGGTCATTTCGCTACCGCATGTTCTGCTACCGCACCCCACCCGTGTGAGTCCCCGTCTTCAGGCTCACACGGAACTCCATCTCGCGGTCCGTCATCAGATCCCACCCGAACCCGACCACGGTGTCCTCCAGGATCTCGGTGATCCGTACACCCTCCCAGCTCAGCTTCGCCGTCTGCCACACCTGCCCGTCGATGCCCCACGCCACGAGCGAATGAAACCCCACAAAAAGCAGCAGCCCCTGCTCCTCCAACACCAGCACCGACACCACAGGCTTCAGCCCGATCTGCACGCATCTCGCAGGCGCAAGCGTATCGACGATATACGCATACCCCCCGGCCACCGCACACATCTCGTCTGGATTGGGACAGGCAAACACCCCGGTCGGCATCGAAGCGCTCGTAAATCCCAGCGCGCACGTTGCTAAAAAGCTGCCTCCGGATTTTGGCCTGACAGAAAGCAACAGAGCTCCCCGCGCCAGCGCATCCTCTTCGCCGGCAATCTGCAACGGATAGGTAAACTGCCGTGCTGGAGCGATCATCGGGGGCTGCGCCAACACCTCTACAGTCCAGCTCTGTGCAAACGCCATCAGACCGTCGCCTCAAGCGCCTGCTCGATGTCTTCGATCAGGTCCTCTACCGCCTCGCAGCCCGCGCTCATCCGGATGAACCCCTCGTGCACCGCATCGCTGCCCCAGCGAGCCCGTCGTTCTGCTGTCGTCGTCACTCCGCCAAAGCTCGTCGCCTCGGTGACCAGCTTCGCCTTCGACAAAAACGTCTCCGCCGCCACCTTGTCCCGCAGCGTAAACGAGAGCACCGCTCCGAAATACTTCATCTGCCGCGCCGCAATCGCATGCCCCGGATCGCTCGGCAATCCCGGATATAGCACGCCTGAAACCTCTCGCCGAGCCGTCAGAAACTCCGCAATCCGCAACGCATTCTGCGATGAGCGCTCCAGCCGCAGCGGCAGTGTCGCCAGAGACCGCAGCGCCAGCCACGCCTCCATCGGTCCCACGATTCCACCCGTCAGCGTCCGCCACTGGTCGATCTTCGCCATCAGCTCCATGTCCCTCACCGCGACATGCCCCACCATCAGATCGCTGTGTCCGGTCATCGACTTCGCATCCGACGCGACGGAAAAATCCGCTCCAAGAGCCAGCGGAAGCTGCCCCAGCGCCGTCGCCGTCGTATTGTCCAACGCCACCAGAGCCCCGGCCTCATGCGCCCGCTCGCACAACGCGGCAATGTCACACACCTCCATCGTCGGGTTCGACGGCGACTCGATCCACAGCAGCTTCGCGCCCTCCAGCAAGCCCGCCTGCGCACCGCCAGCCGTCGGAGCCGTTCGCAGCGTCACCCCCATCTGGACGAAATACTCTTGCACCAACACCCGCGCCGCAAAGTACGCATTCGACGGCAGCACCACCACATCTCCCGGCCGCAGCACCGCACCAAACACCGCAGTACATGCCGCCATCCCTGATGCAAACACCAGCGCGCTCGCCCGGTATCCCGGCCCCGACTCCATCTGCCCAATCGCCTTCTCGAGCGCCGTCCATGTCGGATTATGCGACCGCGCATAACTGTATGCGGCATCTACCGGATCCCCCGGCGAATGGAACGGAGCGGCAAACACCGGCCCCTCGTGCAGTGCTTCACCAGCAACCGCCTGGGTCAAAGTAGCTCGAATGATCTTTGTGGCGTCGCGCATACCGCTATCTTCGCAGGTTGGCCCTAACTCTTGAAGTGCTCCCACCCTCCCGGCTGCAGCGGCTCCCGCCTGCCATCCGTACGCTGCAACATCACTCCTGCCTTTGCCCGAGTCGCCTTACCAATCGCCGTCACCGCTACCCCTGCAATCCGCTTCGGCACCTTCACCGATGCTGGTGCTGTAAACAGCAACTCATAGTCTTCGCCTCCGTCCAACGCTTGACGAAGTGTAGCCAGCCGATGCACCGGCAGCCGAGCTTCGTCCACCTCCGCTCCCACCCCCGACTCACGGCACAGATGAGCCAGATCGGTCGAGAGTCCATCGCTCAGATCCATGCACGCTCCAGCTAGCCCGCGCTTCAGCAGCCGCTCTCCTACAGCAACCCGTGGCTCCGGAAACATCTGCGGATGCGCCTCCGCCGTCCCGATCCTTACACGCCGCACGCGTCCCGTTTGCATTCTCTCTAGCTCCGCCGCTGCTCCACCCAGCGTCCCCGTCACGTACAGCACGTCTCCCGCACGCGCACCCGACCGCCGCAGCGCCCGTCCCGCCGCCGCCGTCCCAATCAGCACAATATCCGCCAGGATCTGCTCTCCCGGAGCCGCTGCTGTATCCCCACCCGCCAGTGGAACCTGATACCGCCCTGCCAATCGCCGCAATCCTACAAAAAAACGGTCAACCCATTCCTGATTAACGCCCACCGGCAACGCCAGCGAGAGGAATGCCGCCATCGGCGTCGCACCCATCGCCGCCAGGTCACTCAAGCCCCGTGCCAGACACCGGTGCCCTACCGACTCTGGCGCATGCCAGTCCCGTCGAAAATGCCGCCCTTCCAGCGTAAAATCCGTTGTGACAATAACTTCACTCCCCGCTGGCGGTCGCAAAATAGCGCAGTCATCCCCGATCCCCAGTGTCACGAACCGGCTGCGCCGCCCTCCCGACTCCCGCCGGATGCGCTCGATTAGCGCAAGCTCCCCCATCTGTTGGCTCTGTTTTTTCATCTCGATGGAGCATACCGCGCTCTTGAGTTGGGGAATTTCTAATACGCTCGGAATTTAACTTGCGTCGGGAGCGTTTGCGTGGAGGGGTGGCCTTTGTTAGCATTCACTATAAGTTCAAAAGGGTTTGCGCATCCTCAAATGGCGATTGCTAATCTTCATTTGCTTAGGGCAATCGTTTACTCTCGTACCGCTGGGCCACTTGGTCAAATTCTGGGACTTAGGATCTCCGTTTGAGTTTCAAGAAGCGCCATTACATTCTCTTCGTCACGCGTGACACCGACGGTAGCCTCCGCAAGGTTCCAGTTCCGCTCTACTATGCCTATGTCTTCGTGGCGGTAGCGGCGATTGGCCTCTTCAGCATCGCGGGACTGGCTGGCTCGTACTCGCGGATGCTCATCAAGACCGCCCACTTTAACGAGCTGCGCCGCGATCACGACTCCCTCCGCAAGGACTACGCCTCCCTCGAGAAGCAGGACCGCGAGAAGGACATCCAGGCCGCCTCTCTCGGCTCGCTCGCCAGTGAGGTTTCAGCCCTCTACGGCCTCACCGCCAGCAAGCTAGCCTTGCCCATGGCGAGACTCGGCTCCCACAAAGGCAAGAAGGAAGAGGTCTCTGTCAACGCGCCGATCTCCTCCGGCACGACTGCCGGCTTCACCGATCAGAGCTATTTCAAATCCCTTGATGCCTTCTATGCTCTGCGGACCTCCGCTATGAGCGGCGTGAACACGCATAGCAGCTTCGAGGCGACCGGTCTCAGCGGCAACTTTACCGGCATTACCGGCCTCGATGCCAGCTTCGATGGCCCCTCCATCTGGCCCGTCATCGGTCCCATCACCTCCAGCTTCGGCCAGCGTGAAGACCCTGTCCTCGGCAACGGCGAGGGTGAGTTCCACACCGGCGTCGACATCGGTGCGCCTAACGGAACGCCCATCATCGCCACCGCTGATGGCGTCGTTCGTTCCGCCGAGATGGCCAACGGCTATGGCCGCGAGGTCATCATCGATCACGGCCACGGCGTCGAAACCCTCTTCGGCCACATGTCGGGCTTTGCCGTCATGTCCGGTCAGAGCGTCACTCGCGGCCAGGTCATCGGCTACGTCGGACACAGCGGCCGTACCACCGGCTCGCATCTCCACTACGAGGTCCGCATCCGCAACATCCCCGTCAACCCACACAAATACCTGCGGATGACGCTGGCGCAGTTAGCCTCCGAAGGCCCCAAGGGAATGTAAACAGCTCATAGCCAGTTGGACATAGAAAAGGGACGGAGATCATCATGACCGCCGTCCCTTTTCTGCGTGATTCACTTCCTTTACTCCCCCTTGGCTGATCCCTTACCGCCGACATAGCTCACATGCCACACAATCCTCGATCCATCGTCCGATACGAAGAGTGAGCCGTCCTTAGCCACTGTCACACCCACCGGCCGACCCCATACATTACCGTCTGGTGTCACGAAGCCCGTCAGGAAGTCCTCATATGCGCCGGTGGCGTGGCCGTTGTGCATTGGAACCATGATGACCTCATACCCGCCGCGGCGCTTGCGGTTCCAGGATCCGTGCTCAGCCGCGAAGGCATTGCCCGTATAGCTGGCCGGGAACTGGTGTCCCTCGTAGAAGGCCATCTCCAGCGAGGCCATGTGCGGCTGCACCAGCACATCCGGCGTAAGCACCTTCGACTTCAGCTCTGGATGCGTCCCCACCAGTCGTGGGTCCTGATGGCCGCCCATGTAGTACCACGGCCAGCCATAGAAGCCGCCCTCTTCGATGTGGGTAATGTAATCCGGCACCAGGTTGTTGCCCAGCCGGTCACGCTCGTTCACCGAGCACCAGAGCTGGCCGGTGATCGGGTTGATCGCCTCACCCACGCAGTTGCGGATGCCATACGCGTAGATCTTCACGAACTTGCCCTGTGGTGTGTATTCGAGCACATCAGCGCGGTGGAACTCGTCCGGATGCGTATCCGGGTCATCCGCGTTCGAGGCGGAGCCGACCGAGACGAACATCCGCTCGCCGTCCTTTGAGAACACTACGTCGCGGGTCCAGTGGCCGCCGCCGCGCAGCTGCGCGTAGCCTGGCAGCACTGGCACGATCGTCTCCGGAGCGCCCGTAGCTTTCAAGTCGCCGTTCTTATACGCGAAGCGCACCACTGAGGTCGTATTCGCCACATAGACCCACTTCGGATTCTCCCCCGCCGGATAAAACGAGATGCCGAATGGATGGTCCAGTCCAGTCGCAAAGTCGGCGCTGGTCGCCACCTTACCGTCGGCCTTCACGCCACGCAGGATGCGCACTGTGCCTGCCTTGCTGTCTGCGAGGAAGAGGTCGCCGTTCGGCGCTGTACGGATCAGCCGCGGCTCCGTGAAGCCGCTCGCATACTCCTCCACCTTGAAACCCGCCGGCGCAATCGGCATTGCCCCATCCGGCCGCGGTGACAGGCTCGGTCCGTTATCGACCGACTCGTCCTCCTTCGGCTCCGGAAGATCGGCCAGCGTAAGTTTGCGCAGTACCCCTGGCTTCTGTTGCGAATAGTCGGCAAAGGCCGCCTGTCCGGTAATGGTCGTGGTGTCCTGGGCGTGCGCGGCAGGCAGCGCGACGAGCAGGAGCGGCAGGGAAGCGAGGAGCATCGGCATAGAGCGTCGGTAGAGCGTCATGGAAGTCTTCTCCGTGGGGTGTGCTGCTGGTTAATGGGATGCAGGCAACGAATCGGACGGCACCTCTTTTTCAGGCGTCGCCATATCCCGCAATAGTTCCATAGGAATGTTGGCCGTCACAACGGTACGGTCCTTGCTCTGGTCGATCTTGAGCGAATCGACCATCTGTCGCAGCGCCGCATCCGTCTTTGGCTGCGTCTGAATCTGCTGGATCGTCTTGAAAACATTCAGCACCGACGACAGCGCCTTCGTGGCCTCTGCTGCGTCCGCCTCGGTCGGCGACAGCTCCTCTATGCGTAGCCGGATGCTGCCCAGGTAGCGCACACTTGCCACAAACGTAGTGTCCTCCGGCAGCGGCAGTTGCAGCCCAAACAGCGTGATATATCCACGCTCCGAGAACGGCAATCCGATATGCCCGATCGCCCACGCGCTCGATAGCACCGGCACATCGCCGTATCGATCCGCTAGCAGAGACGAGCCCGCGAACGGCGACGCCCCCGCCCGATGCCGGTCCAGCATCGCATGAATCTGCTCCGTCGTCGGCATGTTGCTCGCGGCGATCGTATCGTAGCCAAGCTGCGTCACGCGCAGTTGCCGTCCCTTCGGACCCTTCACCTCGCCCACCGGGATGGTGAAGATCTCATGCCCGGCATAGCTCTCCGTCGATGTGGCGACCCCAGTCAGGTAGTGTGCCAGTTTTTCTGCGTCGAAGCGCCCCTCGAAGACCTCCGAGTAAGCCACCGGCCCGTTCGGCCCATTGGGATCGTCCATGCGATGCAGCGCAAAGGCGACCGCATCCAGGTCCCGTTCCGGCACGATCCCCGTTGCGTCGATAAACTGCTGGAACTCCGCGCTCCGAGCCACCACCGTCTTGTCGAAGTGCGTCGCCGTCCGCAGCGGCTTCACATTGGCGTACACGATTGCGTCGCACTCCGGCAGCAGCCGCGCCACCTCCGGCGGAGCCTTCGCCCGCAGCAACAGAGCCACACCAAGCGCCGCGACCAGCGCGAGCATCAGCAGCCAGGAATAGCGCGTGGGCTTACGCATGACCGATCACGAAAGGGTGGGGGCAGGGAAAGAGGGAGGACGGAGGTTCGCTCATCACTGCCAATCAGCATAGCCGATTCCACGCGTCTCGTTTGAGGCGTTTTGAACGGGAGTGACTCCAGCCGCGCCGTCATGCATCGAAAGAAAAAGGACTTGAGTCCCCGAGGGAATGCCTTGCCTCCAAATTGGCCTGTAGCCGACCGCTCTTCTGCATTGCGGCGGCGGCCATCCCTATGCTAAAGTTTGATCTTGCGGCGCACTCTGCGCGGACACGGTGGCACGTTTACTAGCCGGGCTTCGCAAGGGCAATGTAAGGCTGTTTTGGGCTGGCGTAGCTCAGCTGGTAGAGCTCCTGATTTGTAATCAGGCGGTCGGGGGTTCAAGTCCCTTCGCCAGCTCCAGTTCCATCTCAGTTGTTGGTTATAAGCACGACGGATTTGGTTGTACTGCTGCCGTTCTGGCCCGCAGACCTGCCGCCACTCCATCAAGAGGGACGACCACCCGCACGATTCGCGGCATAGGAATCGTTCGGAGCTTGACGGGCGAAGCAGAGGTTTGCGTAAGGAGTAGTTTGCAGGGATGTGCACAGGTGGCCGAGTGGTTAATGGCAGCAGACTGTAAATCTGCCACTCTTCGAGTTACGGAGGTTCGAATCCTCCCCTGTGCACCACTTATTGTGTAGGTTGCAAGACTGGGGATCGCACGTGGACTTCAGCCCCGCCGGGACCGGACGCATGATCGTTGCGCTGGCCATCTTGGGAGCGTTGGCGGCAAGCACATGGTTCACGATTGAGCCCGGCAAGTATCGGTCGCTGTGTTTGATTTTGCTTGTTTTTTTTGCCTTCCGTGTTCTTCTCGGTCGGCTGCGTTCTCGATAAATGACTTTAGGCATTTACTCGAGGTTTTTGTTAGTCTTGTAGGGTTGGTTGTAGCGCGCTGGCGTAGCTCAGTGGTAGAGCACTCCCTTGGTAAGGGAGAGGTCGAGAGTTCAAGCCTCTCCGTCAGCTCCAGACTTTTGTTGTACAGGCTTCAGTGTTTTGTTCTACGGATTGCGGAAACGCAGTGCGGGAGTAACTCAGTGGTAGAGTCACAGCCTTCCAAGCTGTTGGTCGCGGGTTCGATTCCCGTCTCCCGCTCCATCACATTCGGCAGTTGATCGTTGTTGGCAAAAGCTCCGCGGGAGATTGGTGTTGGGCACGATGTTTGAGCAGGCAGTTCTTTCGGTAGAAGACCCCCAGTCGTTCGGTGTGGTCCGCGCGGCCATCGAGTCATCCTTCTCTTCCGGCAAGGTCGCCGGCTTTCTCAAGTCCCTCGAGCGTTCCAGCCTGCGCATCCGGGACTTTGAGTCCGTCCTTCGCCGAAAGGCGCTCGGAGAGCCCGCGCTCGCGGAATACGCCCGCCTCGGCAATGCCGATCAGGGCCAGATTCGCGAATTTTACCTCGCCAGTCTGGAGCGGGTCGCTCCTGAGCTGCGCAACAAGTTTTTCAAGTTGTACGCGTACTACTGAGTTCTAGAAACCGTCACTGTTTCTTTTTCTTTATCCCCGGTCGCGGACCGGCCAACACGTTAGGAGACGAGCATCATGGGCAAGGAAAAGTTTGACCGGTCTAAGCCGCACGTAAACATCGGGACGATTGGTCACATTGATCACGGCAAGACGACGTTGACGGCAGCGATCACGAAGGTATTGTCGAAGCACAACCCTTCGAACAAGTTCCGTTCGTTCGACACGATCGACAACGCGCCGGAAGAGCGCGAGCGCGGCATCACGATCTCGACCTCGCATGTCGAGTACGAGACGCCGAACCGTCACTACGCGCACGTCGACTGCCCGGGCCACGCGGACTA includes the following:
- a CDS encoding PLP-dependent cysteine synthase family protein, which gives rise to MIATAKALGNGTLDRIGNTPLIRLERLTAHLPGIQILGKAEWANPGGSVKDRAASAIVLDAQQRGLLGDGRGLLDATSGNTGIAYAMLGAALGFPVTLCMPSNVSPERKKYLSAYGANVVWTNPADGSDGAIRKARELAAAEPDLYYYADQYSNDENWKAHYRTTANEIWEQTEGQVTHFIAGLGTSGTFMGTTRRLRELNPRIRCLSMQPDSPFNGLEGLKHMATAIVPKIYDASLADENIEMPTETAYSMAKRLARNQGILVGVSAAAAVAAALQIGEEAAAAGREAVIATILCDSAEKYMSERFWQEG
- the rsmI gene encoding 16S rRNA (cytidine(1402)-2'-O)-methyltransferase; its protein translation is MSEQEASPDKPLAPGLYLVATPIGNLEDITLRALRVLRSVDRIACEDTRQTQKLLNHFGIKTPTVSYHMHNEASRSEELAAELAAGARIAVVSDAGTPGIADPGGQIAAAAIAAGIAVFPVPGANAAISALIASGLPTERFTFHGFLPAKEGARKTALEALPRDGGVQVFYEAPHRIVDTLADVEASFGATQHVVVARELTKLHEEFLRGPVGELRGILAARASVRGEIVLLLALSAAETTVRTTSIAEEVAAVRKAEGLGEMDALKRVARERGIGKSEAYRELQREQKRLR
- a CDS encoding CBS domain-containing protein gives rise to the protein MRGWSFPIGRYLGVDVRIHLFFLILLGLSVSYASALGVNGARGLALWLLLLLAVVVREVARALGAAWCGLKLRSILLLPTGGLITYATSETTERAAKVEIQRQMALVGPVANIFFGLTVGALVMTVTPQVNLIDRPWVTPAHLLRALAWVNILLGIVNLLPAVPLDGGRVFRGEFAKAQGGLKGMRAAAGLGQIVAFALMLGGLFFANIWMTMIGAFVLIGAHMDDQGLLLQGDNDSVKMRDVMMTEYSMLSASDTLEDALQRSIHSLQDVYPVVRGVNIVGAVSRQSILDALQADGNGYVQGVMTKTFQTAHPDDSLVKTLRRVMAGRGAQLLPVTEGERVVGIITPQNLAHSMGMLNQSRKLRPTDQA
- the rsmD gene encoding 16S rRNA (guanine(966)-N(2))-methyltransferase RsmD, coding for MRVIAGTYRSRILTAPKGTETRPTSDRLRETLFNVLSPRLEGCRFIDLYAGTGAVGIEAISRGAAHVWFSENGPAAITALRTNLAALKITRGFTLEDRGTGALLQRLGKLGQLIDLLYLDPPYEAEAEYEATLNFLGSARGRAALSPDALVIAEHSSKSKLSARYGSLHHTRTKKQGEAALSFFAYPEEAKDPVEQE
- a CDS encoding cystathionine gamma-lyase; translated protein: MRDATKIIRATLTQAVAGEALHEGPVFAAPFHSPGDPVDAAYSYARSHNPTWTALEKAIGQMESGPGYRASALVFASGMAACTAVFGAVLRPGDVVVLPSNAYFAARVLVQEYFVQMGVTLRTAPTAGGAQAGLLEGAKLLWIESPSNPTMEVCDIAALCERAHEAGALVALDNTTATALGQLPLALGADFSVASDAKSMTGHSDLMVGHVAVRDMELMAKIDQWRTLTGGIVGPMEAWLALRSLATLPLRLERSSQNALRIAEFLTARREVSGVLYPGLPSDPGHAIAARQMKYFGAVLSFTLRDKVAAETFLSKAKLVTEATSFGGVTTTAERRARWGSDAVHEGFIRMSAGCEAVEDLIEDIEQALEATV
- the thiL gene encoding thiamine-phosphate kinase, whose product is MKKQSQQMGELALIERIRRESGGRRSRFVTLGIGDDCAILRPPAGSEVIVTTDFTLEGRHFRRDWHAPESVGHRCLARGLSDLAAMGATPMAAFLSLALPVGVNQEWVDRFFVGLRRLAGRYQVPLAGGDTAAAPGEQILADIVLIGTAAAGRALRRSGARAGDVLYVTGTLGGAAAELERMQTGRVRRVRIGTAEAHPQMFPEPRVAVGERLLKRGLAGACMDLSDGLSTDLAHLCRESGVGAEVDEARLPVHRLATLRQALDGGEDYELLFTAPASVKVPKRIAGVAVTAIGKATRAKAGVMLQRTDGRREPLQPGGWEHFKS
- a CDS encoding M23 family metallopeptidase → MSFKKRHYILFVTRDTDGSLRKVPVPLYYAYVFVAVAAIGLFSIAGLAGSYSRMLIKTAHFNELRRDHDSLRKDYASLEKQDREKDIQAASLGSLASEVSALYGLTASKLALPMARLGSHKGKKEEVSVNAPISSGTTAGFTDQSYFKSLDAFYALRTSAMSGVNTHSSFEATGLSGNFTGITGLDASFDGPSIWPVIGPITSSFGQREDPVLGNGEGEFHTGVDIGAPNGTPIIATADGVVRSAEMANGYGREVIIDHGHGVETLFGHMSGFAVMSGQSVTRGQVIGYVGHSGRTTGSHLHYEVRIRNIPVNPHKYLRMTLAQLASEGPKGM
- a CDS encoding PQQ-dependent sugar dehydrogenase, which translates into the protein MTLYRRSMPMLLASLPLLLVALPAAHAQDTTTITGQAAFADYSQQKPGVLRKLTLADLPEPKEDESVDNGPSLSPRPDGAMPIAPAGFKVEEYASGFTEPRLIRTAPNGDLFLADSKAGTVRILRGVKADGKVATSADFATGLDHPFGISFYPAGENPKWVYVANTTSVVRFAYKNGDLKATGAPETIVPVLPGYAQLRGGGHWTRDVVFSKDGERMFVSVGSASNADDPDTHPDEFHRADVLEYTPQGKFVKIYAYGIRNCVGEAINPITGQLWCSVNERDRLGNNLVPDYITHIEEGGFYGWPWYYMGGHQDPRLVGTHPELKSKVLTPDVLVQPHMASLEMAFYEGHQFPASYTGNAFAAEHGSWNRKRRGGYEVIMVPMHNGHATGAYEDFLTGFVTPDGNVWGRPVGVTVAKDGSLFVSDDGSRIVWHVSYVGGKGSAKGE